CGAGATAGAGCTTGTCGGGGTTGGCGCGCACCGTCTCGACGAAATCGCGCAGGCCGGGATTGGCAGACTCGTCATCATAATCGGCCAGGTCGTGCGCGGCGGCACCATAGGCGACCGGGAAGCTTTCCGGGCCGCCGAGGAAGCGGAAGTTTCCGCCGGCCCCGCACGATGCGTCGAGCAGCGGCGCGAAGCGGGCATATTTGGCCTCGGCGCGGGTGCCGGGCAGGCCGGCGGCGGCGCGGGTAAGCTGCTTGCGGCCCTCGTTGCGGCCGTGCCGCTCGAAATGCCGCCAGGCATCACCGCCCGCCGCGACATGGCGCGCGACATCCGGGTTGGCCGCCAGATACAGCTCTTCGACGAAATTGGTGTCGGTGACGGGTTCGAACCGCGATGGATCCTGCATCGCGCCTGACTATCGCGATATCGCGGCGGCGGCTAGCCGTTGCCCGAAGCCTGACGAGCGGCTAACCGTCGCCGCCAAGGCAGTGGAGAAGAGTTTGGGGCAGCCCGACATGCGAAAGGCGCGGATCGCCATCCTGGTGCTGGGCATGCACCGGAGCGGCACCTCGGCGCTCGCCCGGCTGCTTGGCTATCTAGGTGCGGCGCTGCCCCGAGACGCGATCGAAGCGCATAGCGATAATGCCAAAGGCTATTGGGAATCGGCCGCGATCGTGAAGGCCGACGACCAGCTGCTGCGGGTCGCGCGGTCGAGCTGGTTTGATCCGCGTCCGCTCGATCTGTCGCGGCTGGAACCATCCGCGCTGCGATCGCGCAAGGACCGGATCTGGGAGGCTGTCACCGCCGCGTTCGGCGAAGCGCCGCTGATGGCGATCAAGGACCCGCGCCAGTGCCGCTTCGTGCCCACCATCGTCGAGACGCTGGCCGAGCATGGCGTCGCCAGCCGCGCGGTGCTGATGCTGCGCAGCCCGCAGGCGGTCGCCCGTTCGATCGCCAGCCGCGACGGCACCACCATGGCCTTCGCCCAACTGCTCTGGCTGCGCCACATGATCGATGCCGAGCGCGCGACCCGGGGGCTTGCCCGCGCCGTGGTGTCGTTCGAGGCGATGCTGGCGCAATGGCGCTATGCTGCCGCAAAGCTTCTGCCTTTGACCGGGGGCATGCTGCCCGAGGGCGACACGGCGGCGGCGATCGATGCCTTTCTCGATCCGGCGCTCCGCCACCATGGCGAGGATGAACCCTCGGGACTGGAAGAGCCACTCGCCGGGATCGTCGATGCCGTGCGCGACGGCCTCTGGGCGCTGACCGAGCGCGACGATGCCGAGACCCGCGCCGTGCTCGATACCGCCTATACCCGGCTGGAAGCGCTGCCCTGGCTCGCCGACGACATCATCCATGACGAGCTTCGTCACCGCCGCTCCGGCGAGGGCGATGCCGCCCCGGCCGCGCCCGAGCCGCTCCCCGCGATTGCGCCGCCCGCCCAGTCGATGCCGACGCCGACCCCGGAGCAGGCGGAGGCGGTGGCGATGATCCGCGACAGCGGGTTGTTCGACATCGGCTGGTATCTGGAGACCTATCCTGACGCGGCCAGCAGCGGGCTTGATCCGATCGAGCATTATCTGACTGTCGGTGCGGCGAAGGGCTATAATCCCAACCCGCTGTTCGACACCGGCTTCTACGCGCGTCAGATGGCGCGGCGGCTGGCCGCCGGGGGCGCTCGGCCATGAAGGCGGCGCTGGTCCTCCATCTTTTCTACCCCGAGGTCGCGGTCGAGCTGATCGATCGGGTTGCGGCGCTCGGCGACCGGGTGGACATCTTCGTTACCCACAGCGTCGCGCTGGATGAGAGCGTGGTGGCCGCGCTCGACCGCCTGCCGCGCAAGGCCGAGATCGTTCCCGTCGCCAATCGTGGCTGGGATATCGGCCCGCTGTTCGAATTGCTGCCGCTGCTGGCGACGCGCGGCTATGACCTGATCGGCAAGCTCCACACCAAGAAGGGCGGGTCCGGCTATGCGCCCGAATGGCGCCGGCTGGCCTATGACGGGATGATCGCCGACGGGGCGCTGGTCGACGCGATCGTCGCGGCGTTCGATGCCACTCCCGATCTGTCGCTGCTGGGGGCGAAGCCGCTCTACAAGTCGGTCGCCAGCCATCTGTTCCGCAATGCCGAGCTGCTGTCGGATCTGGCGCCGCTCCTCGTCGCGCCGGCTTATCCGCCCGCCGACTGGGGCTTCTTCGCCGGCACTTTCTTCTGGGCGCGGCGGACATTGCTGGAAAAGGTCGCCGCGCTCGCCGATTTCCACGACGCTTCGCCCAATCAGGATCGTGACGGGGCGCTCGGCCATGCGGTCGAGCGGCTGTTTGGCCTGGCCCCGCTCGCATTGGGCGGCAGGATCGGGCTGGTCGAGAATGGGCGGATCGAGCTGATCCAGGCGCCGGGCGCACCATCCCACGAGCCCGTGATCCAGACCTTGGTCGATGTGGCGGGGCTGGGCGTCGGCCCGGTCGATGATGCACTGGCCGCGCTGATCGCCAGCCATAATCCGCTGATCGACTATATCCGCCATGGCCGCGAGGCCGATGCGCTGGATCCAAACCTCTATTTCTCGTCGAGCTGGTACAATTCGATCCACGCCGACGTGCATGCGGCGGGAATGCTGCCGCTGCACCATTATATCCACCATGGCGCGGCCGAGGGCCGATCGACCGGCCCGCTGTTCGACGGCGTCTTCTACCGCAAGTCCCATGACGATGTGGCTGGCGATCCGCTGCGCCACTATCTGGAGGTGGGGGCGGTCGAGGGGCGGGTGGCGATCCCGGTCAGCCGGCCGCGCTATGAGACATCGGATGAGCGGCCGCGCCGCTATTATCGCCATTTCGACATTGCCAGCGAGGAAGCCTTCCTGCGCGCGATGGCCAATGTGTCGGCGGATGTCCGTCGCAAGGCCGACGAGACGCTGATCAGCGTGATTATGCCGGCCTGGAATCGAGCCGATCGCATCGCCGCCGCGATCCGATCGGTACTGGCGCAGAGCCACGCGAAATTCGAACTGCTGGTGGTCGACGACGGATCGAGCGACGGCACCGCCGAGATCGCGGCCGCCTTCGCCAGCGATCCCAGGGTCAAGGTGATCCTCGGCTCGCATGGCGGCGTCAGCGCGGCGCGCAATCTGGGGCTGGAGGCCGCGACCGGCGAAATCGTCGCCTATCTCGACAGCGACAATAGCTGGAAGAGCTGGTTCCTCGACGTGATGGCGCTGTTCATGGTCTCCGAAGGGCTCGACTGCGCCTATTCGGGGATCGCGCTTCGCGACGAACTCAACCAGCTCACCGGTTATCGCGGCGACGATTTCGACTGGGAAGCATGCCTCGCCGAAAATTATATTGACCTCAACGCCTTCTGCCACCGCCGCGCGCTCACCGGTGAACTGGGGCTGTTCGACACCAACCTCCGGCGCATGGTCGATTGGGACCTGATCCTGCGCTACGCCAAGGGCCGCCCGGTAGGCTATGCGCCCTTTGTCGGCTGCGAATATCATGACGCAAAGAGCGATGCCGGCCGCATCACCGTCAGCCAGCCTGCGGCCTTCCAGGCGCTGGTCCGCACCAAGAACCGGACAGGCCTGCCGACCGGCCGCGATGCGCACGAACTGGCCGCGCAGCTGAAGCTCAACGTCGCGATCAAGATCGCCGCGCCCGAGGAGGAGAAGGCCGCCTGGGGCGATTTCCACTTCGCCGAGAGCCTTGCGGCGGCGATCGAGAAGCTCGGACACAAGGCGCGGATCGACTTCCGGGGGAAGTGGCACGGCCATTCGATCGCCAGCGAGGATCTGGTGATCGTGCTGCGCGGACTGATCGGCTATGAGCCGCGTCCCGGCCAGATGGCCTTCCTGTGGAACATCAGCCATCCCGACCAGGTCGGTTTCGACGAGATGGACCGCTACAGCCGGGTCTATGCCGCCTCCGCCTCCACCGCCGCGCTGGTCGAGCATATCGTCCGCCCGCCGGTGGTGCCGATGCTGCAGGCGACCGATCCCGGGCGCTTCCACCCGCTGGCCGATCCGCCGGCGGCGCCCGACATCGTTTTCGTCGGCAATTCGCGCGGGATCGACCGCGAGATCGTGAACTGGGCGATCCAGGCCGATCGCGCGCCCGCCATCTATGGCGGAGGCTGGGACGGGCGGGTGCCCGACGGCCTGATCAAGGCCACCAATGTCGACAATCGCGAGCTGGGCGCGCTCTATGCCGGGGCGGGCGTCGTGCTCAACGACCATTGGGAATCGATGCGCGCCTTCGGTCTGCTGTCGAACCGGCTGTTCGACGTGGTGGGCGCCGGGGGCAGGGCGGTCTCCGATCCGATCCCGTCGATGGCGTCGGTGTTCGGTGATGCGGTGAGGCAGGTTTCCGGCCCGGCCGAACTTCGCATGGCGGTCGACGAACTGCTCGCGGCTCCGCGCGATCGCGGCGCGGCGCAGCTGGCCGCCGACTATATCCATGCCGAACACAGCTTCGATGCCCGGGCGCGAACCTTCATCGCCGATGCCTTCGCGATATTGGGCCTGCCCTCGCCGGTCCCCGCCGAAGCGCCCGATTTCGACAATCGCCTCGCCGTCCATATTATCGCGAAGCACAGCGCGATTGGCCCGCAAAGCTCGGCCTATATCCGCCTCGTCGCGCCGCTGAGCGACGAGAGCGTGGCGGGGCGCCTGCGTCTGACCCTGGGCGCCCCAGGCGATCCGCTGCCGGACTGCGACGTCTGCATCGTCCAGCGCACCGCGCTGCCGACGATAGGTGCGGTCGATGCGCTGGTGCGGCAGCTGGGCGCGATGGACGCGGCGCTGGTCGTCGATGTCGATGACGCCTTCACGCTGATCGGGCCCGAACATCCCGAACATGATCTCTATCGCCCGCTCAACGCCGCGCTCGACCGGCTGGTGGCGGCCGCGGCCGAGACATGGTTCTCCACCGAGGAACTGGCCCGGGCCTATGCGCCGCTCGCCCCGCGCAGCGTGATCGTCGCCAATGCGATCGATCCCCGGCTGTGGCGCGACTGGCGCAGGCAGCGCCCGCGCCCCTTCAGCGGATCGAGGGTCCGGATGCTCTATATGGGCACCCACACCCACGGGCCCGATTTCGCGCTGATTCGACCCGCGCTGGACCAGCTTCATGCCGAGCGCGGGGATGCGTTCGATGTTACCGTGATCGGCATCGATCCCGATATTGCCCCCGCGCCCTGGCTGCACCGGCTGGCGCTGCCGGCCGGGGCGGTCAGCTATCCGCGCTTCGTGCGCTGGCTGCGCGAGCAGGGGCCGTTTGACCTGGGACTGGCTCCGCTCGCCGACAATGATTTCAACCGCTGCAAATCCGACATTAAGGCACTGGATTATGCGGCGCTCGGCATCCTTCCCCTGCTCAGCGACGGCCCGGCCTATCGGGCCGATCCGGTACTCGGGAGCGAGGCTTTCTTCTCGGGCCCGGACGACTGGCTGATGATGATGCGCGAGATCATCGACAACAAGGAAGCTGCGGCGGCGCGCGCGGCGGCGGTGGAGGCACATGTGTGGGACCAGCGCGTGGTCGCGCGCAATGCGCCGGAACTGGTGGGCCGGCTCGAGGCTTATCGACGCTAGGGCCTCCGCCGGGGCGACGTTTGAGGAGAGGCCGTTGAAACCCGTGCTCCTGTCCCTGCTGGCACTTCCGCTGCTGCTTGGTGCGGACAGCTCGGTGCCGGCTTTCATCCAGCCGATTGCCTGCAAGCTGGGGCAGGATTGCGCGATCCAGAACTATGTCGATCTCGATCCCTCGGCCAGGGCGAGCGACTATCGCTGCGGTGGCCGCACCTATGACAAGCACAATGGGGTCGATTTCCGCCTTACCAGCATGGCCCGGCAGCGCCGCGGCGTGGCGGTGCTGGCCGCTGCCGACGGGACGGTGCTGCGCGGCCGCGATGGCGTCGCCGACGTGTCGGTGAAGGAGGCGGGCGCAGCGTCGGTCGCCAACATGGAATGCGGCAATGGCGTCGTGATCGGCCATGCCGGCGGCTTCGAGACCCAATATTGCCATATGGCGAAGGGAAGTATCGCCGTGAAGCCGGGGCAGGCGGTGAAGGCCGGTATGGCGATCGGCAAGGTCGGCCTGTCGGGCAACAGCGAATATCCGCACCTCCATTTCACCGTGCGAAAGGACGGCGCGGTGGTGGCGCCCTTCGCCTTCGGTGCGGCGCCCGGCCGCTGTGGGGCAGGTCGCAGCCTGTGGGCGGCTACGGCCGGGCTCGGCAATGCCTACCGCGCCGGCGAGGTGCTGAACGCGGGCTTCGCCGCCGGGCCGGTATCGCTTGCCGCCGCGCTGGAGAACGGATCGGCCCAGCAGCCGCGCCCGACGCGTGACGCGCCGGCGCTCGTCGCCTTCGTCCAGGCGATCGGCCTGCGCGGCGGCGATCTCCAGCGGCTCACCGTTACCGCTCCGGACGGTTCGCTGATCGGCGACAACCGGGCGCCGCCGCTCGACCGGGACAAGGCGCAATGGCTGATCTTCGCCGGCAAGAAGCGCCCAGCCGCAGGCTGGCCGGTGGGCCGCTATGGCGCGCACTATGTCGTCACCCGTGCCGGCAAGCCGGTGATCGAGAAGCGCTTCGCGTTCCAGCTCTGATCTGAGCGATGGCCTAGCCAAAGCGTGGGGACGCGGCTAACCCCAGGCCATGTCAACGGATATGCTTCGATGCCGAACCGCCGGGTTCTGATCGTTCACCAGAATTTCCCCGGTCAGTTCGGCCAGATTGCCCAGGCGCTGCTGGCGCGGGGCGATCAGGTCGCGGCGATCGGTGGGCCCACCGCGCGCCAGATGGAAGGCGTCATGGTCGCCCAATGGTCGGCCGAGAAGGGCACGACGCCGGGAATCTATTATCAGGCGGTGCGGGCCGAGGCGGACCTGATCCGCGCGACCGGCGCGGCCCGCGCGGCGCTGACGCTTCAGAAACATGGCTTCGCCCCCGACGTCATTGTCGCCCACCCCGCCTGGGGCGAGACGCTGCACCTGCGCACCATCTTCCCCGACGTTCCGCAGCTGCTGTTCGGCGAGCTTTATTACAAGGCGCGCGGCCTCGATTCGGATTTCGATCCGGAGTTCGACCAGCCGAGCCTCGGCAGTGATCTGCGCATCAATGCGAAGAACGCCACGGTGATGCTGGCCTATGCCAATGCCGATCGCATCGTCTGTCCGACGCGTTTCCAAGCGGGCCTCCTGCCCCCGCTGCTCCAGCCGCTGATCGAGACGATCCACGAAGGGGTCGATACCGACCGGGCGAAACGGCGGCCCGGCGCGGTGCTGGAACTGCCGAATGGCGCAAGGCTCGACGGCTCCACGCCGGTCATCACCTTCATCAACCGCCGCTTCGAACGGTTGCGCGGTTTCCATGTGTTCATGCGCGCACTGCCCGAATTTCTGGCCGCCTGCCCGGAAGCACAGGTCGTGCTGATCGGGGAGGAGAAAGGCGTCTCCTATGGCGGGCCCCTGCCCGATGGTCAGGAGTGGAAGGACCGGATGCTGGCCGAGGTCGGTGATCGCCTCGATCTGTCGAGGGTCCATTTCCTGGGCAGGGTCGAGCACAGCCGGATGGTCGATGCGCTGTCCATCTCCTGGGGGCACGTCTATTATACCTATCCGTTCGTGCTGAGCTGGTCCCTGCTGGAGGCGATGGCCTGCGAATGCCTGATCATCGGGTCCGATACCGCTCCGGTCCGCGAACTGGTCCAGCATGGTGCCAATGGTGTGCTCTGCGATTTCTTCGATATCCCCGCGCTGACCGCCGCGATGGTGCGCGCGGTGCGCGAGCCGCAGGCCTTCGCGGCGATGCGCAAGGCGGCGCGCGAGACTGTGGTTCCCCGCTATGACGGGCGGCGAACCGGGGTTCCCGCCTGGCTGGAGCTGATCGACAGGGTCGCGCTCCGCCGCTGAGCGTCAGCATATGCCTTTGTGATGCGGGCCTTTGCGGATAAGGGAAGGTCCGCATCGCTTGAAAGCCGAAGGATAGCTGCTTGATCACCACCATCGACGAGGAACAGGGCATCGTCATCGTCCGCGACGGGGACCGCGAGGAACGGCATAGCCTCGCCACCGCCGAGGGTTTCGACGCGGCCTCGCGCGCCTGGCTGCGGGCGACCTGGGACTCCAAATATGTCTACAGCTTCGCCTGGATGGGCCGGCCTGTCATCCAGCCGCCCGAGGACATGATCCGCCTTCAGGAGGTGATCTGGACGCTGAAGCCCGACGTGCTGATCGAGACCGGCGTTGCCCATGGCGGCTCGCTGATCTTCTACGCTTCGCTGTTCGAGGCGATGGGCAAGGGCCGGGTGGTCGGCATCGATATCGAGATCCGCCCGCACAACCGCGAGGCGATCGAGGCGCATCCGATGAGCAAGCGGATCGAGCTGCTCGAGGGATCGTCCACCGCGCCCGAGATCGTCGCGGCGGCGGCGGCGCTGGTGAAGCCCGGTGAAACCGTGCTGGTGGTGCTCGATTCGAACCACAGCAAGGGCCATGTGCTCGACGAATGCCGCGCCTATGGCCCGCTGGTGAGCATCGGCAGCTATATCGTCGCGACCGACGGCATCATGGAGCAGGTGAAGGGCGGCCCGCGCACCGGCGACGATTGGGACTGGAACAATCCCAAGGCCGCCGCCCATGCCTTCGTCGAGGAGGACGAGCGCTTCGTGCTGGAGGAGCCCGCCTTCCCGTTCAACGAGGGGACGGTCGCGAGGCGGGTCACCTACTGGCCCGACGCCTTCATCAAGCGGATCGCCTGAGGCCCACGCGGGGGACAGCCATGAAGACGGTGATATTGGCGGGCGGCCTCGGCACCCGCATCTCGGAAGAGAGCCACCTGCGGCCCAAGCCGATGATCGAGATCGGCGGGCGGCCGATCCTGTGGCACATCATGAAGCTCTTCTCTCAGGCCGGCTTCAACGATTTCATCGTCTGCCTCGGCTACAAGGGCTATGTCATCAAGGAGTATTTCTCCAACTACGTCCTCCACAACGCCGATCTGACCGTCGATCTTGGCAAGGGATCGGTCGAATATCATGCGACCAACCATGAGCCCTGGCGGGTGACGCTGGTCGATACCGGCGCGGAGACGATGACCGGCGGGAGGCTGAAGCGCGTCGCCTCCTATCTCGATCCGGGCGAACCCTTCTTCTTCACCTATGGCGACGGCGTCTCCGACGTCGACCTGAAGGCACTCGCCGCCTTCCATCGCAGCCATGGCCGCGAGGCGACGGTGACGGCGGTGGCGCCGCCGGGCCGCTATGGCGCGCTGGAGATCAGCGAAGGACAGGTGGATCGCTTCGTGGAGAAGCCGGCCGGGGACAACGGCCTGATCAACGGCGGCTTCTTCGTGCTGCAGCCCGAGGTGGTGAACCGTGTGGCCGGTGATGGCATGCCGTTCGAGGCCGAGCCGCTGGAGGGGCTGGCCCGGGACGGGCAACTGATGGCCTGGCGCCATGACGGCTTCTGGAAGGCGATGGATACGCTGCGCGACAAGAACGACCTCGAGGCGCTGTGGGCGAGCGGCAAGGCTCCCTGGCGGTTGTGGGAATGAGGCCTGATCCGGGCTTCTGGTCCGGCAAGCGCGTGCTGCTGACCGGCCATAGCGGCTTCAAGGGGGCCTGGGCGGCGCTGTGGCTGGCGCGGATGGGAGCGGATGTCACCGGGCTTTCACTCGCCCCGGAGGATCAGCCGAGCCTGTTCGAACTGGCGGGCGTTGCGGGCCGGGTCGATCATCGCATCGTCGACCTGCGCGACCGGGCGGCCGTCGGTACCGTGCTTGACGATCAGGACTTCGACATCGTCCTCCATATGGCGGCGCAGGCGCTGGTCCGGGAATCGATCCGCGATCCGATCGCCACCTTCGCGACCAATGTCATGGGCACCGCGCATCTGCTCGATGCGCTGCGCGGACGTGACGGGCTCCGGGCGGTGTTGGTCATCACCTCGGACAAGGTCTACGCCAATGCCGAGACCGGGCGCGCCTTCGCCGAGGGCGATGCGCTGGGCGGCAAGGACCCCTATTCGGCGTCGAAGGCGGCGGCCGAGATCGTGACGAGCAGCTTCGCCCGCAGCTATTTCGCCGGCCGAGTTCCGGTGGCGACCGCGCGGGGCGGCAATGTCATCGGCGGCGGCGATTTCTCGCGCGATCGGATCATGGCCGATATCGTCCGCGCGGCGCTGGCGGGCGGGGAGACGGTGCTGCGCCATCCCGAGGCGACCCGCCCCTGGCAGCATGTGCTCGACTGCGTCGCCGGCTATCTGGTCTATGCCGAGCGGCTGTCGAGCGATCCCGCCGCGCCCGCCGCGCTGAACTTCGGGCCGCGCCCCGATGGCCCGGTGCTGACCGTGGGCGAACTCGCCACGCGCGCGATCGACGCGCTGGGCGCTAAGCCCTGGCGGCATGAGCCCGACAGCACCTCGATCGAGGCCCGCACCTTGGGCATCGACACGACGCTCGCCGGCAGCCTGCTCGGTTTCGCCAGCCGGCTCGATGCACCCGACGCGGTCGACTGGACGGTCGATTGGTACCGACGCTGGTCGCAGGGCAGCGATGCCGCGCTGCTGTGCGACGAACAGATATCCCGCTACGAAGACAGTTGATGACCCAACCGACCTGCCGTTTCTGCCGAGCCCCGCTCGCGCTCGATCTTATCGACCTGGGGCAGCAGCCCTTGTCCAACGCCTATCTGACCCGGGCGAAGCTCGACGCGGGCGGCGAGGGTTTCTACCCGCTCCATGTCCGGGTCTGCGAGCAATGCTGGCTGGTCCAGGCCGACGATCCCGTCGCGCATGACGCGATCTTCGATGATGATTACGCCTATTTCTCCTCCTATTCGGCGAGCTGGGTTGCCCATGCGAAGCGCTATGCCGAGGCGATGAAGGCGCGCTTCGGGCTCGGCCCGTCCTCGCTGGTCGCCGAGGTGGCCAGCAATGACGGCTATCTGCTGCAGCATTTCGTCGCGATGGGCGTGCCGGTGCTCGGCATCGAGCCCACCGCCAACACCGCCGCCGCCGCGATCGACAGGGGCGTGCCGACCGAGGTCGCCTTCTTCAACGCCCGCGCTGCCGCCGAGATGAAGGCGCGTGGCATCCAGGCCGATTTGATGGCGGGCAACAACGTCCTCGCCCATGTTCCCGACATCGCCGATTTCGTCGCGGGCTTCCCGATTCTGCTCAAGTCCGAAGGCGTGCTGACCTTCGAATTCCCGCACCTGCTCAAGCTGATCGAGCTGGTCCAGTTCGACACCATCTACCATGAGCATTTCTCCTATCTGTCGCTGCTGGCGGTGGAGAAGGTGCTGGCGGCCAACGGCATGAGGGCCTTCGATGTCGAGCAGCTGCCGACCCATGGCGGCTCGCTGCGGCTGTTCTGCGCCCACCAAGGCGCCAGCCATGCCGAGACCCCGGCGCTCCGCGATGTCCGCGCGGCCGAGGCGGCGGCGGGGCTCGATACGCGCGCACCCTATGAAAGCTTCACCGCGCGGGCCGAGGCGGTGCGCGATGGCCTGCTCGTCTTCCTCGACCGTGCCGCGGCGGAGGGCAAGCGGGTTGCCGCCTATGGCGCGGCGGCCAAGGGCAACACCTTCCTCAACTATGCGGGCGTGACGGCGCCGCGCATCGAGGCGGTGTTCGATGCCAATCCGCACAAGCAGGGCCGCTATCTTCCGGGCAGCCATGCGCCGATCCTTGCACCGTCGGAAGTGGCGACGATGCGGCCCGATTATCTCCTCATCCTGCCCTGGAATCTGAAGGACGAGATCATCGGCCAGATGGCGACGATTCGCGACTGGGGCGGGAAGTTCGTGATCGCGGTACCGACGATCGAGGTGATCGACTGATGCGCTTCGAGCCGACCCCGATCGCCGGCGTTGTGGTGGTCGAGCTCGAACCCCATGCCGACGACCGGGGCTATTTTGCCCGCGCCCATTGCCCGCAGGAGTTCGCGGCGGCGGGCTTTCCCTTCGTGCCGGTGCAGAGCAGCCTGTCGCGCAACCACGCGGCACGCACCCTGCGCGGCATGCACTATCAGCCGGCGCCGCATGGCGAGGCCAAGCTGGTGCGGGTGGTGCGCGGCCGCATCCATGATGTCGCGCTGGACATGCGGCCCGGCAGCGCGACCTTCGGCCGCTGGACCGCCGCCGAGCTGTCGGCCGACAATGGGCGGGCCTTGCTGATCCCCGAGGGGGTGGCGCATGGCTTCCTGACGCTCGAGCCCGACAGCGACATCCTCTACATGATCGACCGGATGTTCGAGCCGGGCCGTGGCCGGGCGGTGCGCTGGGACGATCCCGCCTTCGCGATCGACTGGCCTGCCGCGCCGGATGTGCTATCTCCGGCCGACGCCAAGCTGCCCGATTTCGTTGCGGAGCGCTGAGCCCATGCTCGAAGCCGATCCCACCGCCCGCATCTCGCCGCTTGCCGATATCGAGCCGTCGGTGCGCGGCAGCCGCTATGTGGTGGGCGCGCGGACGATGATCGACGCCTTCGTCAAGATCAAGCCGGCGGGCGGATCGGGCGACGTGGTCATTGGCGCCGACTGTGCGATCAATTCGGGCACCGTGATCTACAGCGGCAATGGCGTGACGATCGGCGATGCGGTGCTGATCGCCGCCAACTGCACACTCGCCGCGACCAACCATGAGACCGCCGATCCCGATCGACGCATCCGCGACCAGGGGTTTCAGCCGAGCCGGGGCGGAATCGTGATCGGCGACGATGTCTGGCTGGGCGCGAATGTGGTGCTGCTCGACGGCGCGCGGATCGGGCAGGGCGCGGTGATCGCCGCCGGATCGGTGGTGCGCGGCGAGGTCGAGCCCTATGCCATCTATGCGGGCGCCCCGGCCGTGAGGCGTGGCAGCCGGCGCGGCGGACCCTCGGCCGAATGACCGGCTATACCGTCATAGGCGCGAACGGCTTCGTCGGTAGCCACGTCGTCGATCATCTGCGCGGACGGGGTATCGAACCCTTCTGCCCGGTGCGCGACGATCCCCGGCTGTGGGATCGCGATCTCGGCCGCATCTTCTACTGCGCCGGGCTGACCGGCGACTATCGCAGCCGCCCGTTCGCGACGGTGGAAGCGCATGTCGCACTGCTCGCCCGGCTGCTCGAACGGGCCCGCTTCGATCGCATCGTCTATCTTTCCTCAACCCGGCTCTATGGCAGCCAGGCGGGCGGTGAGGGGCGCGAGACGCTGCCGATCGCCGTCGACGCCGGCGATCACGAGCATCTCTACGAACTGTCGAAGCTGCTGGGCGAGAACCTGACCCTGCATCGCTCCGACGGGCGCGGGGTGGTGGCGCGGCTGTCCTATGTGTTCGGCTGGGACGACAGGGCGGAGGGCTTCCTGTCCGAATGGCTGCGCCGGGCGGCGCGGG
The sequence above is drawn from the Rhizorhabdus dicambivorans genome and encodes:
- a CDS encoding glycosyltransferase, yielding MPNRRVLIVHQNFPGQFGQIAQALLARGDQVAAIGGPTARQMEGVMVAQWSAEKGTTPGIYYQAVRAEADLIRATGAARAALTLQKHGFAPDVIVAHPAWGETLHLRTIFPDVPQLLFGELYYKARGLDSDFDPEFDQPSLGSDLRINAKNATVMLAYANADRIVCPTRFQAGLLPPLLQPLIETIHEGVDTDRAKRRPGAVLELPNGARLDGSTPVITFINRRFERLRGFHVFMRALPEFLAACPEAQVVLIGEEKGVSYGGPLPDGQEWKDRMLAEVGDRLDLSRVHFLGRVEHSRMVDALSISWGHVYYTYPFVLSWSLLEAMACECLIIGSDTAPVRELVQHGANGVLCDFFDIPALTAAMVRAVREPQAFAAMRKAARETVVPRYDGRRTGVPAWLELIDRVALRR
- a CDS encoding sulfotransferase family protein, whose product is MTGSNRDGSCIAPDYRDIAAAASRCPKPDERLTVAAKAVEKSLGQPDMRKARIAILVLGMHRSGTSALARLLGYLGAALPRDAIEAHSDNAKGYWESAAIVKADDQLLRVARSSWFDPRPLDLSRLEPSALRSRKDRIWEAVTAAFGEAPLMAIKDPRQCRFVPTIVETLAEHGVASRAVLMLRSPQAVARSIASRDGTTMAFAQLLWLRHMIDAERATRGLARAVVSFEAMLAQWRYAAAKLLPLTGGMLPEGDTAAAIDAFLDPALRHHGEDEPSGLEEPLAGIVDAVRDGLWALTERDDAETRAVLDTAYTRLEALPWLADDIIHDELRHRRSGEGDAAPAAPEPLPAIAPPAQSMPTPTPEQAEAVAMIRDSGLFDIGWYLETYPDAASSGLDPIEHYLTVGAAKGYNPNPLFDTGFYARQMARRLAAGGARP
- a CDS encoding M23 family metallopeptidase is translated as MLLSLLALPLLLGADSSVPAFIQPIACKLGQDCAIQNYVDLDPSARASDYRCGGRTYDKHNGVDFRLTSMARQRRGVAVLAAADGTVLRGRDGVADVSVKEAGAASVANMECGNGVVIGHAGGFETQYCHMAKGSIAVKPGQAVKAGMAIGKVGLSGNSEYPHLHFTVRKDGAVVAPFAFGAAPGRCGAGRSLWAATAGLGNAYRAGEVLNAGFAAGPVSLAAALENGSAQQPRPTRDAPALVAFVQAIGLRGGDLQRLTVTAPDGSLIGDNRAPPLDRDKAQWLIFAGKKRPAAGWPVGRYGAHYVVTRAGKPVIEKRFAFQL
- a CDS encoding glycosyltransferase yields the protein MKAALVLHLFYPEVAVELIDRVAALGDRVDIFVTHSVALDESVVAALDRLPRKAEIVPVANRGWDIGPLFELLPLLATRGYDLIGKLHTKKGGSGYAPEWRRLAYDGMIADGALVDAIVAAFDATPDLSLLGAKPLYKSVASHLFRNAELLSDLAPLLVAPAYPPADWGFFAGTFFWARRTLLEKVAALADFHDASPNQDRDGALGHAVERLFGLAPLALGGRIGLVENGRIELIQAPGAPSHEPVIQTLVDVAGLGVGPVDDALAALIASHNPLIDYIRHGREADALDPNLYFSSSWYNSIHADVHAAGMLPLHHYIHHGAAEGRSTGPLFDGVFYRKSHDDVAGDPLRHYLEVGAVEGRVAIPVSRPRYETSDERPRRYYRHFDIASEEAFLRAMANVSADVRRKADETLISVIMPAWNRADRIAAAIRSVLAQSHAKFELLVVDDGSSDGTAEIAAAFASDPRVKVILGSHGGVSAARNLGLEAATGEIVAYLDSDNSWKSWFLDVMALFMVSEGLDCAYSGIALRDELNQLTGYRGDDFDWEACLAENYIDLNAFCHRRALTGELGLFDTNLRRMVDWDLILRYAKGRPVGYAPFVGCEYHDAKSDAGRITVSQPAAFQALVRTKNRTGLPTGRDAHELAAQLKLNVAIKIAAPEEEKAAWGDFHFAESLAAAIEKLGHKARIDFRGKWHGHSIASEDLVIVLRGLIGYEPRPGQMAFLWNISHPDQVGFDEMDRYSRVYAASASTAALVEHIVRPPVVPMLQATDPGRFHPLADPPAAPDIVFVGNSRGIDREIVNWAIQADRAPAIYGGGWDGRVPDGLIKATNVDNRELGALYAGAGVVLNDHWESMRAFGLLSNRLFDVVGAGGRAVSDPIPSMASVFGDAVRQVSGPAELRMAVDELLAAPRDRGAAQLAADYIHAEHSFDARARTFIADAFAILGLPSPVPAEAPDFDNRLAVHIIAKHSAIGPQSSAYIRLVAPLSDESVAGRLRLTLGAPGDPLPDCDVCIVQRTALPTIGAVDALVRQLGAMDAALVVDVDDAFTLIGPEHPEHDLYRPLNAALDRLVAAAAETWFSTEELARAYAPLAPRSVIVANAIDPRLWRDWRRQRPRPFSGSRVRMLYMGTHTHGPDFALIRPALDQLHAERGDAFDVTVIGIDPDIAPAPWLHRLALPAGAVSYPRFVRWLREQGPFDLGLAPLADNDFNRCKSDIKALDYAALGILPLLSDGPAYRADPVLGSEAFFSGPDDWLMMMREIIDNKEAAAARAAAVEAHVWDQRVVARNAPELVGRLEAYRR